Proteins co-encoded in one Setaria viridis chromosome 9, Setaria_viridis_v4.0, whole genome shotgun sequence genomic window:
- the LOC117837530 gene encoding tetratricopeptide repeat protein SKI3 isoform X1: MPETVAEANLRRQLEQTLAADPSSPLHHYNLGVFLWGRAEAEQEGDGDEARRLRAAAAEHFLAAAKLNPNDGVPFRFLGHHYARGGDTQRAAKCYQRAVALNPDDAEAGEALCDLLDVEGKESLELAVCNEAAGKSPRAFWAFGRLGYLQVHQRKWSDAIQSLQHAIRGYPTCADLWEALGLAYHRLGMFTAAVKSYGRAIELDSSRVFVLIESGNIQLMLGYFRKGVEQFRSALEMAPHNHSAYFGLASALLAWARNCVTTGAFGWAASLLKEASEAAKNCASLTGNLSCVWKLHGDVQLALARCFPWEDGKIKRGVDVQMFKDSVQEWRNACLSAANGAKLSYQRALHLTPWEANVHNDTAVCLDLIYSMDGNNRHNPNFWELSEKMSLGALILEPVNKDFWVTLGSMSHDLALKQHSFIRALHLDMSLSEAWAYLGKIYRQAGDKQLAKEAFDRARSIDPSLALPWAGMSAENYHQSGGGTVNESFESCLRAAQILPLPEFQIGLGTIAARTGNLLSPQVLMGVRQAVCRAPHYPESHNINGLVSEVRSDFQSAIRFYHQARFALGMMYNSKSDNKYALADVSVNLARSLYKAGLATDAVRECEELRSQGLLSMDGLQIYALALWKTGRSEEALSVSRNLAENLSGMKPESATEALGFICTLTYAISGKDTAAAVIHKLPGQLNYSSQLKFIISALDALHPNKRFQLPQLSMPPRLTSYEVMSEVHSNIALGKAIGGELDKPLRVDASLSYLKKVLHMYPNCSLVRNQLGSLLLWSGDWMASHKAVRVTSLTHGHTSSMGLRSAHQIQACAMVCCYATCTSYPKFSFPTCEHQYLSEHDEIHHLQRLVHREPWNQDARYLLVLAIFQKAREEKYPKHICIILKRLILQVLSNISNSRENKVVQHEVFLLLLLSSEICLQYLDYENCIGQAKEALRMTASSCVDTFFAHLQLCRAYAVQGDLLNSRNEYMNCLKNHMNIEMGWVILKHLESACSLEASSDEIDINLRECIKRNGSDPSKWMSLFNLVCAQCFVWDENFASAEKALAQACAEGDPDSCILFFNGATCMEIARRFAAPQFISRASSSLRKAQQKSHASLPLVSLLLAQAEGSLGSKTKWEKNLRLEWFSWPPELRPAEVYFQMHLLARQSAAAAFQQNQLVETMQNPESWLLRAIHLNPSCSRYWKALMQLMDA, from the exons ATGCCGGAAACT GTGGCGGAGGCCAACCTCCGCAGGCAACTGGAGCAAAccctcgccgccgacccctCCAGCCCGCTCCACCACTACAACCTT GGCGTCTTCCTATGGGGCcgcgcggaggcggagcaggagggCGATGGGGACGAGGCGCGGCGgctccgcgcggcggcggcggagcattTTCTCGCCGCAGCCAAGCTGAACCCCAACGATGGCGTCCCCTTCCGCTTCCTTGGCCACCACTACGCTCGTGGCGGCGACACGCAGCGAGCGGCCAAGTGCTACCAGCGCGCAGTGGCGCTCAACCCTGACGATGCCGAGGCTGGG GAGGCGCTCTGTGACTTGCTAGATGTAGAGGGGAAGGAGAGCTTGGAGCTTGCTGTGTGCAATGAGGCAGCTGGCAAGTCACCTCGCGCATTCTGGGCCTTTGGGAGGCTTGGCTACTTGCAG GTTCATCAGAGGAAATGGTCAGATGCCATACAAAGCCTTCAGCATGCAATACGAGGTTACCCAACATGTGCAGATTTATGGGAG GCACTTGGTCTGGCATACCACCGTTTGGGCATGTTCACTGCAGCAGTAAAG TCATATGGACGAGCTATTGAACTTGATAGTTCCAGGGTCTTTGTGTTGATAGAAAGTGGAAACATCCAGCTAATGCTTGGCTATTTCAGAAAG GGAGTTGAACAGTTTCGTTCTGCTTTGGAAATGGCTCCACACAATCATTCGGCATACTTTGGACTTGCTTCTGCATTGCTTGCATGGGCAAGGAATTGTGTAACTACTGGGGCCTTTGGCTGGGCTGCTAGCCTGTTGAAG GAAGCATCTGAAGCTGCCAAAAATTGTGCTTCATTGACTGGAAACCTTTCATGTGTTTGGAAATTGCATGGAGATGTTCAG CTCGCACTTGCAAGATGCTTTCCATGGGAGGATGGGAAGATCAAAAGGGGTGTGGATGTGCAGATGTTCAAAGATTCTGTTCAGGAGTGGAGAAATGCATGTTTGTCAGCGGCAAATGGTGCAAAACTCTCATATCAACGGGCTTTGCATCTTACACCCTGGGAAGCTAATGTTCACAATGATACTGCTGTATGTCTTGATCTAATTTATTCCATGGATGGCAATAACAGACACAACCCAAATTTTTG GGAGCTGTCAGAGAAAATGTCACTTGGTGCCTTGATACTGGAACCAGTTAATAAGGATTTCTGGGTTACATTGGGTTCAATGTCACATGATCTGGCTTTGAAGCAGCATTCTTTTATCAGGGCACTTCATCTTGATATGTCTCTGTCTGAAGCTTGGGCATACCTTGGAAAG ATTTACAGGCAAGCAGGTGATAAGCAATTGGCAAAGGAAGCATTTGATCGAGCTCGAAGCATTGATCCTTCATTGGCCTTGCCGTGGGCTGGAATGTCGGCGGAAAACTATCACCAATCTGG GGGCGGTACAGTAAATGAATCTTTTGAAAGCTGCTTGAGGGCTGCGCAGATCCTACCT CTGCCAGAGTTCCAGATCGGCCTTGGAACAATTGCTGCCCGTACTGGTAATCTTCTTTCACCTCAG GTGTTGATGGGTGTAAGGCAGGCTGTTTGTCGAGCACCGCATTACCCAGAGTCTCACAATATAAATGGCTTGGTTTCTGAAGTGCGATCAGATTTTCAGTCTGCAATCAGATTTTACCATCAAGCAAGATTTGCTTTAGGCATGATGTACAATTCCAAGTCAGACAATAAATATGCTCTTGCTGATGTTTCAGTGAACCTTGCCCGGTCATTATACAAG GCCGGTCTTGCAACTGATGCAGTGCGGGAGTGTGAAGAGTTGAGATCTCAAG GACTGCTGAGCATGGATGGATTACAGATATATGCTCTTGCACTGTGGAAAACTGGACGAAGTGAGGAAGCTCTTTCTGTATCTAGAAACTTAGCTGAAAATTTATCAGGCATGAAGCCGGAGAGTGCAACTGAGGCTTTGGGATTCATATGCACATTGACATATGCAATTTCTGGGAAGGACACTGCAGCTGCTGTCATTCACAAGCTTCCTGGCCAACTCAATTATAGCTCGCAGTTGAAATTTATTATTTCTGCATTGGATGCTTTGCATCCAAACAAGCGTTTCCAGTTGCCTCAGTTGAGCATGCCTCCTAGGCTTACATCCTATGAAGTGATGAGTGAAGTCCACTCGAATATTGCTCTTGGGAAGGCG ATTGGAGGGGAATTGGACAAGCCTTTGAGGGTTGATGCTAGTTTGTCTTACCTAAAAAAGGTCCTGCACATGTATCCCAACTGCAGTTTAGTGAG AAACCAACTTGGATCTCTGCTCCTGTGGAGTGGAGATTGGATGGCTTCTCATAAAGCTGTAAGGGTTACTTCTCTGACACATGGTCACACATCCAGTATGGGCCTAAGATCTGCACATCAGATTCAAGCATGTGCAATGGTTTGTTGCTATGCTACCTGCACCTCTTACCCAAAGTTCTCCTTCCCAACATGTGAACACCAGTACTTAAGTGAACATGATGAAATACACCACCTGCAAAG GTTGGTTCATCGTGAACCATGGAACCAAGATGCACGCTACCTGCTTGTCCTTGCTATTTTCCAGAAGGCACGTGAAGAGAAGTACCCCAAACATATCTGTATCATTCTGAAGAGGCTCATTTTGCAAGTGCTATCCAACATTAGCAATTCACGTGAGAACAAAGTTGTGCAGCATGAGGTGTTCTTGCTTCTTCTTTTATCTTCAGAGATCTGTTTGCAATATTTAGACTATGAGAATTGCATTGGTCAAGCTAAAGAAGCTCTAAGAATGACTGCCTCTAGCTGTGTTGATACTTTCTTTGCACACTTGCAACTGTGTCGGGCCTATGCAGTGCAAGGGGATCTTTTGAACTCCAGGAATGAGTACATGAACTGCTTGAAAAACCATATGAATATTGAGATGGGTTGGGTAATTCTGAAGCACCTTGAATCTGCATGTTCATTGGAGGCCTCTTCTGATGAAATAGATATAAATCTTCGTGAGTGCATTAAAAGGAATGGCAGTGACCCATCGAAATGGATGTCTCTTTTCAATCTAGTCTGTGCTCAGTGCTTTGTATGGGACGAAAACTTTGCAAGTGCTGAAAAAGCTCTTGCTCAGGCATGCGCTGAAGGAGATCCCGATAGCTGCATCTTATTCTTCAATG GTGCAACATGTATGGAAATTGCCCGGAGGTTTGCAGCTCCTCAATTTATATCCCGTGCATCTTCCAGCCTCAGAAAGGCCCAGCAGAAATCACATGCTTCGTTACCTCTGGTGTCACTTCTACTGGCACAAGCCGAGGGCAGCCTTGGCTCCAAAACCAAGTGGGAGAAGAACCTTCGCCTGGAATGGTTCTCATGGCCCCCAG AACTGCGGCCTGCGGAGGTGTACTTCCAAATGCACCTGCTGGCGAGGCAGTCGGCCGCTGCCGCTTTCCAGCAGAACCAGCTGGTGGAGACGATGCAGAACCCGGAGAGCTGGCTTCTTCGGGCGATTCACCTGAACCCGTCCTGCTCCCGGTACTGGAAGGCTCTGATGCAGCTTATGGACGCGTAA
- the LOC117837530 gene encoding tetratricopeptide repeat protein SKI3 isoform X2: MFTAAVKSYGRAIELDSSRVFVLIESGNIQLMLGYFRKGVEQFRSALEMAPHNHSAYFGLASALLAWARNCVTTGAFGWAASLLKEASEAAKNCASLTGNLSCVWKLHGDVQLALARCFPWEDGKIKRGVDVQMFKDSVQEWRNACLSAANGAKLSYQRALHLTPWEANVHNDTAVCLDLIYSMDGNNRHNPNFWELSEKMSLGALILEPVNKDFWVTLGSMSHDLALKQHSFIRALHLDMSLSEAWAYLGKIYRQAGDKQLAKEAFDRARSIDPSLALPWAGMSAENYHQSGGGTVNESFESCLRAAQILPLPEFQIGLGTIAARTGNLLSPQVLMGVRQAVCRAPHYPESHNINGLVSEVRSDFQSAIRFYHQARFALGMMYNSKSDNKYALADVSVNLARSLYKAGLATDAVRECEELRSQGLLSMDGLQIYALALWKTGRSEEALSVSRNLAENLSGMKPESATEALGFICTLTYAISGKDTAAAVIHKLPGQLNYSSQLKFIISALDALHPNKRFQLPQLSMPPRLTSYEVMSEVHSNIALGKAIGGELDKPLRVDASLSYLKKVLHMYPNCSLVRNQLGSLLLWSGDWMASHKAVRVTSLTHGHTSSMGLRSAHQIQACAMVCCYATCTSYPKFSFPTCEHQYLSEHDEIHHLQRLVHREPWNQDARYLLVLAIFQKAREEKYPKHICIILKRLILQVLSNISNSRENKVVQHEVFLLLLLSSEICLQYLDYENCIGQAKEALRMTASSCVDTFFAHLQLCRAYAVQGDLLNSRNEYMNCLKNHMNIEMGWVILKHLESACSLEASSDEIDINLRECIKRNGSDPSKWMSLFNLVCAQCFVWDENFASAEKALAQACAEGDPDSCILFFNGATCMEIARRFAAPQFISRASSSLRKAQQKSHASLPLVSLLLAQAEGSLGSKTKWEKNLRLEWFSWPPELRPAEVYFQMHLLARQSAAAAFQQNQLVETMQNPESWLLRAIHLNPSCSRYWKALMQLMDA; the protein is encoded by the exons ATGTTCACTGCAGCAGTAAAG TCATATGGACGAGCTATTGAACTTGATAGTTCCAGGGTCTTTGTGTTGATAGAAAGTGGAAACATCCAGCTAATGCTTGGCTATTTCAGAAAG GGAGTTGAACAGTTTCGTTCTGCTTTGGAAATGGCTCCACACAATCATTCGGCATACTTTGGACTTGCTTCTGCATTGCTTGCATGGGCAAGGAATTGTGTAACTACTGGGGCCTTTGGCTGGGCTGCTAGCCTGTTGAAG GAAGCATCTGAAGCTGCCAAAAATTGTGCTTCATTGACTGGAAACCTTTCATGTGTTTGGAAATTGCATGGAGATGTTCAG CTCGCACTTGCAAGATGCTTTCCATGGGAGGATGGGAAGATCAAAAGGGGTGTGGATGTGCAGATGTTCAAAGATTCTGTTCAGGAGTGGAGAAATGCATGTTTGTCAGCGGCAAATGGTGCAAAACTCTCATATCAACGGGCTTTGCATCTTACACCCTGGGAAGCTAATGTTCACAATGATACTGCTGTATGTCTTGATCTAATTTATTCCATGGATGGCAATAACAGACACAACCCAAATTTTTG GGAGCTGTCAGAGAAAATGTCACTTGGTGCCTTGATACTGGAACCAGTTAATAAGGATTTCTGGGTTACATTGGGTTCAATGTCACATGATCTGGCTTTGAAGCAGCATTCTTTTATCAGGGCACTTCATCTTGATATGTCTCTGTCTGAAGCTTGGGCATACCTTGGAAAG ATTTACAGGCAAGCAGGTGATAAGCAATTGGCAAAGGAAGCATTTGATCGAGCTCGAAGCATTGATCCTTCATTGGCCTTGCCGTGGGCTGGAATGTCGGCGGAAAACTATCACCAATCTGG GGGCGGTACAGTAAATGAATCTTTTGAAAGCTGCTTGAGGGCTGCGCAGATCCTACCT CTGCCAGAGTTCCAGATCGGCCTTGGAACAATTGCTGCCCGTACTGGTAATCTTCTTTCACCTCAG GTGTTGATGGGTGTAAGGCAGGCTGTTTGTCGAGCACCGCATTACCCAGAGTCTCACAATATAAATGGCTTGGTTTCTGAAGTGCGATCAGATTTTCAGTCTGCAATCAGATTTTACCATCAAGCAAGATTTGCTTTAGGCATGATGTACAATTCCAAGTCAGACAATAAATATGCTCTTGCTGATGTTTCAGTGAACCTTGCCCGGTCATTATACAAG GCCGGTCTTGCAACTGATGCAGTGCGGGAGTGTGAAGAGTTGAGATCTCAAG GACTGCTGAGCATGGATGGATTACAGATATATGCTCTTGCACTGTGGAAAACTGGACGAAGTGAGGAAGCTCTTTCTGTATCTAGAAACTTAGCTGAAAATTTATCAGGCATGAAGCCGGAGAGTGCAACTGAGGCTTTGGGATTCATATGCACATTGACATATGCAATTTCTGGGAAGGACACTGCAGCTGCTGTCATTCACAAGCTTCCTGGCCAACTCAATTATAGCTCGCAGTTGAAATTTATTATTTCTGCATTGGATGCTTTGCATCCAAACAAGCGTTTCCAGTTGCCTCAGTTGAGCATGCCTCCTAGGCTTACATCCTATGAAGTGATGAGTGAAGTCCACTCGAATATTGCTCTTGGGAAGGCG ATTGGAGGGGAATTGGACAAGCCTTTGAGGGTTGATGCTAGTTTGTCTTACCTAAAAAAGGTCCTGCACATGTATCCCAACTGCAGTTTAGTGAG AAACCAACTTGGATCTCTGCTCCTGTGGAGTGGAGATTGGATGGCTTCTCATAAAGCTGTAAGGGTTACTTCTCTGACACATGGTCACACATCCAGTATGGGCCTAAGATCTGCACATCAGATTCAAGCATGTGCAATGGTTTGTTGCTATGCTACCTGCACCTCTTACCCAAAGTTCTCCTTCCCAACATGTGAACACCAGTACTTAAGTGAACATGATGAAATACACCACCTGCAAAG GTTGGTTCATCGTGAACCATGGAACCAAGATGCACGCTACCTGCTTGTCCTTGCTATTTTCCAGAAGGCACGTGAAGAGAAGTACCCCAAACATATCTGTATCATTCTGAAGAGGCTCATTTTGCAAGTGCTATCCAACATTAGCAATTCACGTGAGAACAAAGTTGTGCAGCATGAGGTGTTCTTGCTTCTTCTTTTATCTTCAGAGATCTGTTTGCAATATTTAGACTATGAGAATTGCATTGGTCAAGCTAAAGAAGCTCTAAGAATGACTGCCTCTAGCTGTGTTGATACTTTCTTTGCACACTTGCAACTGTGTCGGGCCTATGCAGTGCAAGGGGATCTTTTGAACTCCAGGAATGAGTACATGAACTGCTTGAAAAACCATATGAATATTGAGATGGGTTGGGTAATTCTGAAGCACCTTGAATCTGCATGTTCATTGGAGGCCTCTTCTGATGAAATAGATATAAATCTTCGTGAGTGCATTAAAAGGAATGGCAGTGACCCATCGAAATGGATGTCTCTTTTCAATCTAGTCTGTGCTCAGTGCTTTGTATGGGACGAAAACTTTGCAAGTGCTGAAAAAGCTCTTGCTCAGGCATGCGCTGAAGGAGATCCCGATAGCTGCATCTTATTCTTCAATG GTGCAACATGTATGGAAATTGCCCGGAGGTTTGCAGCTCCTCAATTTATATCCCGTGCATCTTCCAGCCTCAGAAAGGCCCAGCAGAAATCACATGCTTCGTTACCTCTGGTGTCACTTCTACTGGCACAAGCCGAGGGCAGCCTTGGCTCCAAAACCAAGTGGGAGAAGAACCTTCGCCTGGAATGGTTCTCATGGCCCCCAG AACTGCGGCCTGCGGAGGTGTACTTCCAAATGCACCTGCTGGCGAGGCAGTCGGCCGCTGCCGCTTTCCAGCAGAACCAGCTGGTGGAGACGATGCAGAACCCGGAGAGCTGGCTTCTTCGGGCGATTCACCTGAACCCGTCCTGCTCCCGGTACTGGAAGGCTCTGATGCAGCTTATGGACGCGTAA
- the LOC117837530 gene encoding tetratricopeptide repeat protein SKI3 isoform X3 gives MLGYFRKGVEQFRSALEMAPHNHSAYFGLASALLAWARNCVTTGAFGWAASLLKEASEAAKNCASLTGNLSCVWKLHGDVQLALARCFPWEDGKIKRGVDVQMFKDSVQEWRNACLSAANGAKLSYQRALHLTPWEANVHNDTAVCLDLIYSMDGNNRHNPNFWELSEKMSLGALILEPVNKDFWVTLGSMSHDLALKQHSFIRALHLDMSLSEAWAYLGKIYRQAGDKQLAKEAFDRARSIDPSLALPWAGMSAENYHQSGGGTVNESFESCLRAAQILPLPEFQIGLGTIAARTGNLLSPQVLMGVRQAVCRAPHYPESHNINGLVSEVRSDFQSAIRFYHQARFALGMMYNSKSDNKYALADVSVNLARSLYKAGLATDAVRECEELRSQGLLSMDGLQIYALALWKTGRSEEALSVSRNLAENLSGMKPESATEALGFICTLTYAISGKDTAAAVIHKLPGQLNYSSQLKFIISALDALHPNKRFQLPQLSMPPRLTSYEVMSEVHSNIALGKAIGGELDKPLRVDASLSYLKKVLHMYPNCSLVRNQLGSLLLWSGDWMASHKAVRVTSLTHGHTSSMGLRSAHQIQACAMVCCYATCTSYPKFSFPTCEHQYLSEHDEIHHLQRLVHREPWNQDARYLLVLAIFQKAREEKYPKHICIILKRLILQVLSNISNSRENKVVQHEVFLLLLLSSEICLQYLDYENCIGQAKEALRMTASSCVDTFFAHLQLCRAYAVQGDLLNSRNEYMNCLKNHMNIEMGWVILKHLESACSLEASSDEIDINLRECIKRNGSDPSKWMSLFNLVCAQCFVWDENFASAEKALAQACAEGDPDSCILFFNGATCMEIARRFAAPQFISRASSSLRKAQQKSHASLPLVSLLLAQAEGSLGSKTKWEKNLRLEWFSWPPELRPAEVYFQMHLLARQSAAAAFQQNQLVETMQNPESWLLRAIHLNPSCSRYWKALMQLMDA, from the exons ATGCTTGGCTATTTCAGAAAG GGAGTTGAACAGTTTCGTTCTGCTTTGGAAATGGCTCCACACAATCATTCGGCATACTTTGGACTTGCTTCTGCATTGCTTGCATGGGCAAGGAATTGTGTAACTACTGGGGCCTTTGGCTGGGCTGCTAGCCTGTTGAAG GAAGCATCTGAAGCTGCCAAAAATTGTGCTTCATTGACTGGAAACCTTTCATGTGTTTGGAAATTGCATGGAGATGTTCAG CTCGCACTTGCAAGATGCTTTCCATGGGAGGATGGGAAGATCAAAAGGGGTGTGGATGTGCAGATGTTCAAAGATTCTGTTCAGGAGTGGAGAAATGCATGTTTGTCAGCGGCAAATGGTGCAAAACTCTCATATCAACGGGCTTTGCATCTTACACCCTGGGAAGCTAATGTTCACAATGATACTGCTGTATGTCTTGATCTAATTTATTCCATGGATGGCAATAACAGACACAACCCAAATTTTTG GGAGCTGTCAGAGAAAATGTCACTTGGTGCCTTGATACTGGAACCAGTTAATAAGGATTTCTGGGTTACATTGGGTTCAATGTCACATGATCTGGCTTTGAAGCAGCATTCTTTTATCAGGGCACTTCATCTTGATATGTCTCTGTCTGAAGCTTGGGCATACCTTGGAAAG ATTTACAGGCAAGCAGGTGATAAGCAATTGGCAAAGGAAGCATTTGATCGAGCTCGAAGCATTGATCCTTCATTGGCCTTGCCGTGGGCTGGAATGTCGGCGGAAAACTATCACCAATCTGG GGGCGGTACAGTAAATGAATCTTTTGAAAGCTGCTTGAGGGCTGCGCAGATCCTACCT CTGCCAGAGTTCCAGATCGGCCTTGGAACAATTGCTGCCCGTACTGGTAATCTTCTTTCACCTCAG GTGTTGATGGGTGTAAGGCAGGCTGTTTGTCGAGCACCGCATTACCCAGAGTCTCACAATATAAATGGCTTGGTTTCTGAAGTGCGATCAGATTTTCAGTCTGCAATCAGATTTTACCATCAAGCAAGATTTGCTTTAGGCATGATGTACAATTCCAAGTCAGACAATAAATATGCTCTTGCTGATGTTTCAGTGAACCTTGCCCGGTCATTATACAAG GCCGGTCTTGCAACTGATGCAGTGCGGGAGTGTGAAGAGTTGAGATCTCAAG GACTGCTGAGCATGGATGGATTACAGATATATGCTCTTGCACTGTGGAAAACTGGACGAAGTGAGGAAGCTCTTTCTGTATCTAGAAACTTAGCTGAAAATTTATCAGGCATGAAGCCGGAGAGTGCAACTGAGGCTTTGGGATTCATATGCACATTGACATATGCAATTTCTGGGAAGGACACTGCAGCTGCTGTCATTCACAAGCTTCCTGGCCAACTCAATTATAGCTCGCAGTTGAAATTTATTATTTCTGCATTGGATGCTTTGCATCCAAACAAGCGTTTCCAGTTGCCTCAGTTGAGCATGCCTCCTAGGCTTACATCCTATGAAGTGATGAGTGAAGTCCACTCGAATATTGCTCTTGGGAAGGCG ATTGGAGGGGAATTGGACAAGCCTTTGAGGGTTGATGCTAGTTTGTCTTACCTAAAAAAGGTCCTGCACATGTATCCCAACTGCAGTTTAGTGAG AAACCAACTTGGATCTCTGCTCCTGTGGAGTGGAGATTGGATGGCTTCTCATAAAGCTGTAAGGGTTACTTCTCTGACACATGGTCACACATCCAGTATGGGCCTAAGATCTGCACATCAGATTCAAGCATGTGCAATGGTTTGTTGCTATGCTACCTGCACCTCTTACCCAAAGTTCTCCTTCCCAACATGTGAACACCAGTACTTAAGTGAACATGATGAAATACACCACCTGCAAAG GTTGGTTCATCGTGAACCATGGAACCAAGATGCACGCTACCTGCTTGTCCTTGCTATTTTCCAGAAGGCACGTGAAGAGAAGTACCCCAAACATATCTGTATCATTCTGAAGAGGCTCATTTTGCAAGTGCTATCCAACATTAGCAATTCACGTGAGAACAAAGTTGTGCAGCATGAGGTGTTCTTGCTTCTTCTTTTATCTTCAGAGATCTGTTTGCAATATTTAGACTATGAGAATTGCATTGGTCAAGCTAAAGAAGCTCTAAGAATGACTGCCTCTAGCTGTGTTGATACTTTCTTTGCACACTTGCAACTGTGTCGGGCCTATGCAGTGCAAGGGGATCTTTTGAACTCCAGGAATGAGTACATGAACTGCTTGAAAAACCATATGAATATTGAGATGGGTTGGGTAATTCTGAAGCACCTTGAATCTGCATGTTCATTGGAGGCCTCTTCTGATGAAATAGATATAAATCTTCGTGAGTGCATTAAAAGGAATGGCAGTGACCCATCGAAATGGATGTCTCTTTTCAATCTAGTCTGTGCTCAGTGCTTTGTATGGGACGAAAACTTTGCAAGTGCTGAAAAAGCTCTTGCTCAGGCATGCGCTGAAGGAGATCCCGATAGCTGCATCTTATTCTTCAATG GTGCAACATGTATGGAAATTGCCCGGAGGTTTGCAGCTCCTCAATTTATATCCCGTGCATCTTCCAGCCTCAGAAAGGCCCAGCAGAAATCACATGCTTCGTTACCTCTGGTGTCACTTCTACTGGCACAAGCCGAGGGCAGCCTTGGCTCCAAAACCAAGTGGGAGAAGAACCTTCGCCTGGAATGGTTCTCATGGCCCCCAG AACTGCGGCCTGCGGAGGTGTACTTCCAAATGCACCTGCTGGCGAGGCAGTCGGCCGCTGCCGCTTTCCAGCAGAACCAGCTGGTGGAGACGATGCAGAACCCGGAGAGCTGGCTTCTTCGGGCGATTCACCTGAACCCGTCCTGCTCCCGGTACTGGAAGGCTCTGATGCAGCTTATGGACGCGTAA
- the LOC117837535 gene encoding uncharacterized protein, whose protein sequence is MSGGVGPTAGGGITLPSMGAPPPPLHPTPTSPTARPHHHYYLFSIKQLNTLGAAAVLAFSTTVPLSEIAFAVLLLPYLLILARVAFPQRPGKPNPAAPVFPGLAGRLRLAVHTAVGFLVGAALPALYILDGLRAGDTAGVAAAAPHAFLLSAQVFTEGIVAAWPGTFSLPVRAAVPVMHSARRMFAASEWLREELQERDELGRGPPVAPRRVVAGRALAAANLVFWGFNLFAFLLPFYLPKALRRYYLGTDREDDGEDRSRVNEKQQKQLQEGEGKKDS, encoded by the coding sequence ATGTCAGGCGGCGTCGGCCCGACGGCGGGGGGCGGCATCACGCTGCCGTCCATgggcgcgccaccgccgccgctgcacccaACGCCCACCTCCCCGACGGCGCGGCCGCACCACCACTACTACCTCTTCTCCATCAAGCAGCTCAACacgctgggcgccgccgccgtgctcgcctTCTCCACCACGGTCCCGCTCTCGGAGATCGCCTTCGCGGTGCTTCTCCTCCCATACCTTCTCATCCTCGCCCGGGTCGCCTTCCCGCAGCGCCCCGGCAAGCCCAACCCAGCCGCGCCCGTCTTcccgggcctcgccggccggcTCCGCCTCGCCGTGCACACCGCGGTTGGgttcctcgtcggcgccgcgctCCCGGCGCTTTACATCCTCGATGGACTTCGGGCCGGGGACACAGCCggcgtcgccgcggccgccccgcACGCGTTCCTCCTCTCCGCGCAGGTGTTCACCGAGGGCATCGTGGCGGCATGGCCGGGGACCTTCTCGCTCCCCGTCAGGGCGGCGGTGCCCGTGATGCACAGCGCGCGCAGGATGTTTGCCGCATCCGAGTGGCTGCGGGAAGAGCTGCAGGAGCGCGACGAGCTCGGACGCGGCCCGCCCGTGGCGCCGCGGCGGGTGGTGGCCGGCAGGGCGCTCGCGGCAGCCAATCTGGTCTTCTGGGGCTTCAACCTGTTCGCCTTCCTGCTGCCGTTCTACCTGCCCAAGGCGCTCCGGAGGTACTACCTCGGCACCGACCGTGAGGATGATGGTGAGGATCGCTCACGCGTGAACGAGAAGCAGCAGAAGCAGCTGCAGGAGGGTGAAGGGAAGAAGGACTCGTAG